Proteins from a genomic interval of Lactococcus protaetiae:
- the pstC gene encoding phosphate ABC transporter permease subunit PstC: protein MENSKIKEKLLSGNKNSKLEKFGKSLTFLCIALIVFVVGAILVFVAQKGLSTFYANGVNPFRFLFGTNWSPGNLGPDGKPAVGALPMFSGSLIVTVLSALVATPFAIGAGIYMTEISPKYGKKILQPVIELLVGIPSVVYGFIGLTVVVPIIRHAFGGTGLGLLSGVFVLFVMILPTVTSMTVDALRAVPGHYKEASLGLGATRWQTIWRVLLRAATPGILTAVIFGMARAFGEALAIQMVVGNAVMMPKNLISPASTLTSILTSGIPNATPGIQLNALWSLALLLLIMSLLFNLAMRAIAKKGSLK from the coding sequence ATGGAAAACTCAAAAATCAAAGAAAAATTGCTTTCAGGCAATAAAAATTCTAAACTCGAAAAATTCGGTAAAAGTTTAACTTTCTTGTGTATTGCCCTTATCGTTTTTGTGGTTGGCGCGATTCTTGTTTTTGTTGCACAAAAAGGATTGTCAACTTTTTATGCCAATGGTGTTAATCCATTTCGTTTCCTTTTTGGGACAAATTGGTCGCCTGGAAATTTGGGACCAGACGGTAAACCTGCTGTTGGTGCACTTCCTATGTTTTCTGGTTCATTGATTGTCACAGTACTTTCGGCGCTTGTTGCAACTCCATTTGCTATCGGTGCGGGAATTTATATGACAGAGATTTCACCAAAATATGGTAAAAAAATTCTTCAACCTGTTATTGAACTTCTTGTTGGTATTCCATCTGTTGTTTATGGATTTATTGGTTTAACAGTTGTTGTTCCAATCATCCGTCATGCATTTGGTGGTACGGGACTCGGACTTTTGTCTGGTGTGTTTGTCCTTTTTGTTATGATTCTTCCGACAGTAACCAGTATGACAGTAGATGCTTTAAGAGCTGTGCCAGGTCATTATAAAGAAGCTTCTCTTGGGCTTGGGGCGACACGTTGGCAAACAATTTGGCGCGTGTTATTAAGAGCAGCAACACCAGGTATCTTGACTGCCGTTATTTTTGGTATGGCGCGTGCATTTGGTGAAGCACTTGCTATTCAAATGGTTGTAGGTAATGCTGTTATGATGCCAAAAAACTTGATTTCACCAGCATCTACCTTGACCTCAATCTTGACTTCAGGAATTCCAAACGCAACACCAGGTATTCAACTTAACGCGCTTTGGTCACTTGCATTACTTCTCTTAATCATGTCACTCCTCTTTAACCTTGCAATGCGTGCGATTGCTAAGAAAGGAAGTCTCAAATAA
- a CDS encoding phosphate ABC transporter substrate-binding protein, with amino-acid sequence MKKKIFIALVAASALAVLSACGAGNKQVTAGGSTALQPMVEHASMDYMKQNPEDIIMVQGGGSGVGLAQVAAGSFQIGNSDIFAEEKSGIAANKITDHKVAVIGFAPIVNKSLKVSNLTQQQLIDIFTGKITNWKQVGGQNQKITVIGRTAGSGTRVNFDKYGLNNATEINGPTQDASGSVVQLVGQTPGAISYVAFSYTEKPGVKALNVDNVKPTYDNVKTNEWKIWSYEHMYTNKSNDNKIENRFIEYVKNDKKTLEELGYIRVSEMKVDRDANGTVTKVK; translated from the coding sequence ATGAAGAAGAAAATTTTTATCGCTTTAGTAGCGGCATCTGCTTTAGCAGTTTTATCGGCTTGTGGTGCTGGTAATAAGCAAGTTACTGCAGGTGGCTCGACAGCTTTGCAACCTATGGTTGAGCATGCTTCAATGGATTATATGAAACAGAATCCAGAAGATATTATCATGGTTCAAGGCGGTGGTTCTGGTGTGGGACTTGCTCAGGTTGCAGCGGGTTCATTTCAAATCGGAAATTCAGATATTTTCGCAGAAGAAAAATCGGGTATTGCGGCAAATAAAATTACTGACCATAAGGTTGCGGTAATTGGCTTTGCACCGATTGTCAATAAAAGTTTGAAGGTGTCAAATCTGACTCAACAACAATTGATTGATATATTCACTGGGAAAATTACAAATTGGAAGCAAGTTGGCGGTCAAAATCAAAAAATTACTGTCATTGGTCGTACTGCAGGTTCTGGAACACGAGTGAACTTTGATAAGTACGGATTAAATAATGCTACAGAAATCAATGGTCCGACACAAGATGCTTCTGGTTCAGTTGTTCAGCTTGTTGGTCAAACACCAGGTGCAATTTCTTATGTTGCTTTTAGTTACACAGAAAAGCCAGGAGTTAAAGCATTGAATGTTGATAATGTCAAACCAACATATGATAATGTTAAGACGAATGAATGGAAAATCTGGTCTTACGAGCATATGTATACCAACAAATCTAATGATAACAAAATAGAAAATCGGTTTATAGAGTATGTCAAAAATGATAAAAAAACTCTTGAAGAACTCGGATACATCCGTGTTTCCGAGATGAAGGTGGATCGTGATGCTAACGGTACAGTAACAAAGGTAAAATAA
- a CDS encoding phosphate ABC transporter substrate-binding protein gives MKKQILVALVAGSALLTLAACGSSNGSSSTSTSSSDKALSGKIIAGGSTALQPLAQQASTEFMAKNPNVQVTVQGGGSGVGLTQVAAGSFQIGNSDIFAEEKSGIDASAITDHKVAVVGFAPIVNAKIDVKNLTSQQLQDVFTGKVTNWKQVGGPDQKITVIGRTEGSGTRVNFDKFALGGATEVNGPTQDASGSVVTMVGQTPGAVSYVALSYVDTSKDIKAVSIDGVEPTEENVATNDYKVWSYEHMYTNAKKESAADKAFIKYIANDTTDIKKLGYIPVSDMKVSRDADGNVTNK, from the coding sequence ATGAAAAAACAAATTCTTGTTGCTCTTGTTGCCGGTAGCGCACTTTTGACTCTAGCGGCATGTGGTTCATCTAATGGTTCATCATCTACTTCCACTAGTTCATCTGATAAAGCATTGTCAGGTAAAATTATTGCAGGTGGTTCGACTGCGCTCCAACCATTGGCACAACAAGCTTCAACTGAATTTATGGCTAAAAACCCTAATGTTCAAGTCACTGTTCAAGGTGGTGGTTCTGGTGTTGGATTGACTCAAGTTGCTGCAGGTTCATTCCAAATCGGGAACTCTGATATTTTTGCGGAAGAAAAATCTGGTATTGATGCTTCAGCAATTACTGACCACAAAGTAGCAGTTGTTGGTTTTGCTCCAATCGTAAATGCTAAGATTGACGTGAAAAATTTGACTTCACAACAACTTCAAGATGTATTTACTGGAAAAGTGACCAACTGGAAACAAGTGGGTGGACCTGACCAAAAGATTACTGTCATCGGTCGTACAGAAGGCTCTGGTACACGTGTAAACTTTGATAAATTCGCTCTTGGTGGTGCAACAGAAGTCAATGGTCCAACACAAGATGCTTCTGGTTCAGTTGTAACAATGGTAGGACAAACACCAGGCGCTGTTTCATACGTTGCTCTCTCATACGTTGATACAAGCAAAGATATTAAAGCAGTTTCTATTGATGGTGTTGAACCAACAGAAGAAAATGTTGCAACAAATGATTATAAAGTTTGGTCTTATGAGCATATGTATACAAACGCTAAAAAAGAAAGTGCTGCTGATAAAGCATTCATCAAATACATTGCCAATGATACAACAGATATCAAAAAACTGGGTTATATCCCTGTAAGTGACATGAAAGTTAGCCGTGATGCTGACGGAAATGTAACTAATAAATAA
- the smpB gene encoding SsrA-binding protein SmpB, whose product MVKNTEDKPLAQNKKARHDYEIFETFEAGIVLTGTEIKSVRQSKIQLKDGFARVRNGEVWLSNVHIAPFEQGNIFNVDELRTRKLLLNKKEIAKIDKELAGTGVTFIPLKVYLKNGFAKVLMGLARGKKQYDKRETLKRKDQNRDIARQLKSYNR is encoded by the coding sequence ATGGTAAAAAACACAGAGGATAAGCCGTTAGCGCAAAATAAAAAAGCAAGGCACGATTATGAAATTTTTGAAACTTTTGAGGCTGGAATTGTGCTGACAGGAACGGAAATAAAGTCTGTCAGACAGTCTAAAATACAGTTAAAAGATGGTTTTGCACGTGTAAGAAATGGTGAGGTATGGTTATCAAATGTGCATATTGCACCTTTTGAGCAGGGAAATATTTTTAATGTGGATGAGTTGAGAACGCGAAAGTTGCTGCTTAATAAGAAAGAAATTGCTAAGATTGACAAAGAATTAGCGGGAACGGGCGTAACATTTATTCCATTGAAAGTGTATCTGAAAAACGGATTTGCTAAGGTATTGATGGGACTTGCGCGCGGGAAAAAGCAGTATGATAAACGTGAAACGCTCAAGCGTAAAGACCAAAATCGAGATATTGCAAGGCAACTCAAGTCTTATAATCGCTGA
- a CDS encoding winged helix-turn-helix transcriptional regulator, translating into MIEECGVRRVMDVFGGKWKVNILWAICKREGIRFNQLRREVKGITNVMLTRSLETLIEKNLVARKDFQTIPPHVEYYLTDKGRELVPFMQALDAWGRENL; encoded by the coding sequence ATGATTGAGGAATGTGGGGTTCGTCGTGTGATGGATGTTTTTGGTGGAAAATGGAAAGTGAATATTTTATGGGCAATTTGTAAGAGGGAAGGGATTCGGTTTAATCAGTTGCGGCGCGAAGTTAAGGGAATTACAAATGTGATGTTAACACGTTCGTTGGAAACTTTGATTGAGAAAAATCTAGTTGCTCGTAAGGATTTCCAAACGATTCCTCCTCATGTGGAATATTATTTGACAGATAAAGGGAGGGAGCTTGTTCCTTTTATGCAAGCATTGGATGCATGGGGACGAGAAAATCTTTGA
- a CDS encoding nitroreductase family protein: protein MSPLEFLDARSSVRAFDPNAKISTEEIKNILSHAANAPSSNNFQPWKVIVIKNKAKQKILKTFSANQKQVEDSSAVFLILGDKSAYDIQKIMDFNLRNNIIHQDELREKIERVTTYLQLHPEDIENEGLRFDVGLFSMNLMYVVRAFGYESVPMRGVFFDKIMDYLNIPKTYEPILMLPVGKALQPGFPHLRYPIDEFSNIIE from the coding sequence ATGTCACCACTCGAATTTTTAGATGCACGTTCCTCAGTCAGAGCGTTCGATCCCAATGCCAAAATCAGCACTGAAGAAATCAAGAACATTTTGTCACACGCTGCAAATGCCCCTTCCAGCAACAATTTTCAACCCTGGAAAGTCATCGTCATTAAAAATAAAGCCAAACAGAAAATTTTAAAAACCTTCTCAGCAAATCAAAAACAAGTCGAAGATTCATCTGCTGTTTTCCTTATTTTGGGTGATAAATCCGCCTATGATATTCAAAAAATTATGGACTTCAACCTTAGAAACAACATTATTCACCAAGATGAGCTTAGAGAAAAAATAGAACGAGTAACAACTTATCTTCAACTACATCCTGAAGACATTGAAAATGAAGGCTTACGTTTTGATGTTGGGCTTTTTTCGATGAATCTGATGTATGTCGTAAGAGCTTTTGGATACGAATCCGTGCCAATGCGTGGTGTATTTTTTGATAAAATTATGGATTATTTAAACATTCCAAAAACCTATGAACCTATCCTCATGCTCCCTGTTGGCAAAGCTTTACAGCCTGGTTTTCCACACCTTCGCTATCCCATTGATGAATTTTCAAATATCATCGAATAG
- a CDS encoding peptidyl-prolyl cis-trans isomerase, whose amino-acid sequence MKFKKLSLAIATVFAGAALVTLSGCSNNDSASKDIITMKGDTIRVSDLYNEAKEFPSQPTNTLLQNLTFDKIFSKEFGKEVTDKKVAAQVKDIKSQYGDQFSSALQQQGLTEASFTPYMRTQMLEQAAIDHDIKTTQYIKANLEAAWKTYHPDVTAYVVSETSKDAATKALAAAKKDDAGKASFEKTNASSKITFNSTSTTVPAEVQTAAFKLKNGEFSDVIEASDASTGSTSYYIVEMVKTSDKGTDMNKYKKELQDVIKSQKESDTTYVSGVIASYLKKYNVTVKETAFSNLFSQFTQTSSSSSSN is encoded by the coding sequence TTGAAATTCAAAAAACTCAGTTTAGCTATTGCTACAGTTTTCGCAGGTGCCGCGCTCGTAACACTTTCGGGTTGTTCAAACAATGACTCAGCGAGCAAGGATATTATTACCATGAAAGGTGATACAATTCGTGTGTCAGACCTCTATAACGAAGCAAAAGAATTTCCATCACAACCAACAAACACTTTACTCCAAAACTTAACATTTGATAAAATTTTTAGTAAAGAGTTTGGGAAAGAAGTGACAGATAAAAAAGTTGCAGCTCAAGTTAAGGATATTAAGAGTCAATACGGCGATCAATTCTCTTCGGCTTTGCAACAACAAGGATTGACAGAAGCGAGTTTTACGCCATATATGCGTACTCAAATGCTTGAACAAGCAGCGATTGATCATGATATCAAAACGACACAATATATAAAAGCAAATCTTGAAGCAGCATGGAAAACTTATCACCCAGATGTGACTGCTTATGTGGTTTCTGAAACATCAAAAGATGCTGCAACCAAAGCATTGGCAGCAGCAAAGAAAGATGATGCTGGTAAAGCGAGCTTTGAGAAAACAAATGCTTCAAGCAAAATAACGTTTAATTCGACTTCTACAACAGTACCAGCGGAAGTTCAAACAGCAGCTTTCAAGTTGAAGAATGGCGAATTCTCAGATGTTATTGAAGCCTCTGATGCTTCTACAGGTTCTACTTCATATTATATCGTTGAGATGGTTAAAACATCTGACAAAGGTACTGATATGAATAAGTATAAAAAAGAACTTCAAGATGTCATCAAATCTCAAAAAGAGTCTGATACAACATATGTTAGTGGTGTGATTGCTTCTTACTTGAAAAAGTATAATGTTACTGTGAAAGAAACAGCGTTCTCAAATCTTTTCTCACAATTTACACAAACTTCATCAAGCTCATCATCTAACTAA
- a CDS encoding O-methyltransferase produces MVETYKRTSNPMMNRPVVKPELVDWMRRSQTQLSGDITKVLAFAKENNIPVIPHETVTYFQMLISIMQPKRILEVGTAIGFSALMMAEAAPSAEIVTIDRNPEMIALAKENLKKYDSRHQIILKEGDAADVLSVLKRDGHKKYDIIFMDSAKSKYIEFLPNALELLSDNGVILMDDVFQAGEILVPIMEIKRTQRALERGLRRLFDEVFDNSKYMTSVLPLGDGLLMIKCR; encoded by the coding sequence GTGGTTGAAACCTATAAACGTACAAGTAATCCAATGATGAACCGTCCAGTTGTAAAACCAGAACTTGTTGACTGGATGCGTAGAAGCCAAACTCAGTTGAGTGGAGATATTACAAAAGTTCTTGCCTTTGCTAAAGAAAACAATATTCCCGTAATTCCGCATGAAACTGTGACTTATTTTCAAATGCTGATTAGTATTATGCAGCCTAAACGTATTCTGGAAGTCGGAACAGCCATTGGTTTTTCAGCGCTTATGATGGCAGAAGCTGCTCCTAGTGCTGAGATTGTGACAATAGACCGAAATCCTGAAATGATTGCTTTGGCAAAAGAAAATCTAAAAAAATATGATTCTCGTCATCAAATTATCCTTAAAGAAGGCGATGCTGCTGATGTTTTATCAGTTTTGAAAAGAGATGGACATAAAAAATATGACATTATTTTTATGGATTCGGCGAAATCAAAATATATCGAATTTCTGCCAAATGCATTAGAGTTATTATCTGATAATGGGGTTATCTTGATGGATGATGTTTTTCAGGCAGGCGAAATATTAGTCCCTATCATGGAAATTAAGAGAACGCAACGTGCTCTAGAGCGAGGATTGCGTAGGCTATTTGATGAAGTATTTGATAATTCTAAATATATGACGAGTGTTCTTCCACTTGGAGATGGGTTATTGATGATAAAATGTCGCTAA
- a CDS encoding aminoglycoside 6-adenylyltransferase, with the protein MRKDQEMMKLILEIAQSDERVRAVYLNGSRANPNINRDKYQDYDIVYIVTEISSFIEDKKFPQKFGTPLIIQEPQSPRPDGHHTWLMLFQDGVRIDLQIENKDKNSFGEDTLTIPLLDKDNILKEIPSSNDKGYWIKKPTEAEYAASCNEFWWCLNNVAKGIKRQQISYTMRMYMETVHLELETMLDWFIAVQHNFELTTGMWGKHIKSYLPDELYEAYKKTYLSEDEKDSWQAIFTACDLFHLLANDVGKRLNFTYEQSDEDGMRVYLNMIKNSE; encoded by the coding sequence ATGCGAAAAGACCAAGAAATGATGAAGTTAATTTTAGAAATTGCGCAATCTGATGAACGTGTACGAGCAGTTTATCTTAATGGTTCAAGAGCAAATCCCAACATAAATCGCGATAAATATCAAGACTATGATATTGTTTACATTGTCACAGAAATTAGTTCATTTATTGAAGACAAAAAATTTCCACAGAAATTTGGTACTCCTTTGATTATCCAGGAACCTCAATCCCCCAGACCTGACGGTCACCACACGTGGCTGATGCTTTTTCAGGATGGTGTCAGAATTGACTTACAAATTGAAAATAAGGATAAAAATAGTTTTGGAGAAGATACGCTAACCATTCCATTACTTGATAAAGATAATATTTTAAAAGAAATTCCTTCATCAAACGACAAAGGATACTGGATAAAAAAACCGACAGAAGCAGAATATGCAGCATCGTGCAATGAATTTTGGTGGTGCCTAAACAATGTAGCAAAAGGAATAAAGCGCCAACAGATCTCGTATACAATGCGAATGTATATGGAAACAGTTCATTTAGAATTAGAAACCATGTTAGACTGGTTTATTGCAGTACAGCATAACTTTGAATTAACAACGGGAATGTGGGGAAAGCATATTAAATCCTACCTTCCTGATGAACTCTATGAAGCTTATAAAAAAACATATTTATCAGAGGATGAAAAAGATTCGTGGCAAGCAATTTTTACTGCCTGCGACCTTTTTCATCTGTTAGCAAATGATGTTGGAAAACGGTTGAATTTTACTTATGAACAGTCTGATGAAGATGGAATGAGAGTTTATCTGAATATGATAAAAAATAGCGAATAA
- the pepF gene encoding oligoendopeptidase F, whose product MAKERTEIPEQLTWDLTTIFSTDEAWEEELDCVTGNIEGAEADFAGHLLDSAVTLHEITATMLSISKDVEKLYVYASMKNDQDTRAAKYQEYQAKATTLYAKFGEAFSFYEPEFLALTTENYQKLLLDEPQLKKYQHYFERLFTKKTHILSQKVEKLLASAGEIFGSGAETFEVFDNADVRFPQVKDESGEEIQLTHGNYISLMESKDRIVRENAYKALYSNYEQYQHTYAKTLQTNVKVHNFNAEVRGYSSAREAALAENFVPEKVYDVLIETVNKYLPLLHRYISLRKEILNLSDLKMYDIYTPLSTLDYKFNYEDGVKKAQEVLAIFGEDYTRRVKRAFDERWIDVCENVGKRSGAYSGGSYDTNAFMLLNWQETLDDLFTLVHEMGHSMHSTFTRENQPYVYGDYPIFLAEIASTTNENILTETLLNETKDDKERFALLNHWLDSFRGTVYRQAQFAEFEQMIHEADAKGQVLTSEFMNDTYGKLNEKYYGLKAKENLEIQYEWARIPHFYYNFYVFQYSTGFAAATYLAEKIVHGTTENREKYLNYLKAGSSAYPLDVIAKAGVDMTSAEYLESSFQLFERRLEEFENLVKK is encoded by the coding sequence ATGGCTAAAGAAAGAACTGAAATTCCAGAGCAATTAACTTGGGATTTAACAACGATTTTTTCAACAGATGAGGCTTGGGAAGAAGAGTTAGATTGCGTTACAGGCAACATTGAGGGGGCAGAAGCAGATTTTGCAGGACATTTATTGGATAGCGCAGTAACTTTGCATGAGATAACAGCGACCATGCTTTCAATCTCAAAAGATGTGGAAAAACTCTACGTCTACGCTTCCATGAAAAATGACCAAGACACTAGAGCTGCAAAGTACCAAGAATATCAAGCAAAAGCCACAACACTTTACGCAAAATTCGGTGAAGCATTTTCTTTCTATGAACCAGAATTCCTAGCGTTAACAACTGAAAATTATCAAAAATTATTATTAGACGAGCCTCAATTAAAAAAATATCAACATTATTTTGAACGATTATTTACCAAAAAAACTCATATTTTGAGCCAAAAAGTGGAAAAACTTCTCGCATCCGCAGGAGAGATTTTTGGTAGTGGTGCAGAAACATTTGAAGTGTTTGATAATGCAGATGTTCGCTTTCCACAAGTAAAAGATGAGTCAGGTGAAGAAATTCAGCTGACTCATGGGAACTATATTTCGCTTATGGAAAGTAAGGATAGAATTGTTCGTGAAAATGCTTATAAAGCGCTCTATAGTAACTATGAACAATATCAACATACTTATGCTAAAACCTTACAAACTAATGTGAAAGTTCATAACTTCAATGCAGAAGTACGGGGCTACTCATCAGCACGTGAAGCAGCTTTGGCAGAAAATTTTGTACCAGAAAAAGTCTACGATGTGCTTATCGAAACAGTCAATAAATATTTGCCTTTATTACACCGCTATATCTCACTTCGCAAAGAAATCTTGAATCTTTCAGATTTAAAAATGTATGATATCTATACACCATTATCAACATTAGACTATAAATTTAACTATGAAGATGGGGTAAAAAAAGCACAAGAAGTGCTAGCAATTTTTGGAGAAGATTATACCAGACGCGTAAAAAGAGCTTTTGACGAACGTTGGATTGATGTATGTGAAAATGTAGGAAAACGTTCAGGCGCTTATTCAGGTGGGTCTTATGATACAAATGCTTTCATGTTGCTCAACTGGCAAGAAACATTGGATGACCTGTTTACCCTGGTACATGAGATGGGGCATTCCATGCACAGCACATTTACACGTGAAAATCAACCTTATGTTTACGGTGATTATCCGATCTTTTTAGCTGAAATTGCTTCAACCACAAATGAAAATATTTTGACTGAAACATTACTCAATGAAACAAAAGATGATAAAGAACGTTTTGCTTTACTTAATCATTGGCTGGATAGTTTCCGAGGAACAGTTTATCGTCAAGCACAATTTGCTGAGTTTGAGCAGATGATTCACGAAGCAGATGCTAAAGGTCAAGTTCTCACGAGTGAGTTTATGAATGATACTTATGGAAAATTAAATGAAAAATATTACGGCTTGAAAGCAAAAGAAAATTTAGAGATTCAGTATGAATGGGCAAGAATTCCACATTTTTACTATAATTTCTACGTTTTCCAATATTCTACGGGGTTTGCAGCCGCGACCTACCTTGCAGAAAAAATTGTTCATGGAACGACAGAAAATCGTGAAAAATATTTGAATTATCTTAAAGCAGGTTCATCCGCTTATCCATTAGATGTTATTGCTAAAGCGGGCGTTGACATGACATCCGCAGAGTATCTTGAAAGTTCATTCCAGCTTTTTGAAAGGCGCCTAGAAGAATTTGAAAATCTCGTAAAAAAATGA
- a CDS encoding HAD-IIB family hydrolase, giving the protein MNIVFSDVDGTFQDLGVPVPQINIDAVKRLQEAGDHFVFVTGRGIGLVEQMEQEIGIDCDVIFGNGAGFKARGQFPTYSNCLSIDTLRLLLPILDEENILYFIHTDTEVVIQPVEKYEVHLQKLRNSLSFMGNQGKLLMDYKTEYFKEQCYHVEDVIGFFEAHPERTIVKIELMEASDKKHEILRERLTIKDTYVFTSFIKTLEIVNPLSTKGAAIRAYLEKLPHALSFGIGDGENDLTMFETVDVAVAVANASDTVKNKSHKTTLSCNEGGVGKFIFDEILNYTK; this is encoded by the coding sequence ATGAATATTGTTTTTTCAGATGTAGATGGAACTTTTCAAGATTTAGGTGTACCTGTTCCTCAAATAAATATAGATGCAGTAAAAAGACTTCAAGAGGCAGGTGACCATTTTGTATTTGTAACAGGTCGTGGGATTGGGCTTGTTGAGCAGATGGAGCAAGAGATCGGGATAGATTGTGACGTCATTTTTGGAAATGGCGCAGGTTTTAAAGCAAGAGGGCAATTTCCGACTTATAGCAACTGTTTATCAATAGATACTTTGCGGCTTCTTTTACCTATTTTGGATGAAGAAAATATCCTTTATTTTATCCACACTGACACTGAAGTGGTAATTCAACCCGTAGAAAAATACGAGGTGCATCTGCAAAAACTCCGTAACAGCCTGAGCTTCATGGGAAATCAAGGAAAACTGTTGATGGACTATAAAACAGAGTATTTCAAAGAGCAATGTTATCACGTTGAAGATGTCATTGGATTTTTCGAAGCACATCCAGAGCGGACAATCGTAAAAATTGAGCTAATGGAAGCAAGTGATAAAAAACATGAAATCCTTAGAGAGAGACTAACTATCAAAGATACTTACGTTTTCACATCATTTATAAAAACACTTGAGATTGTCAATCCTCTCAGCACAAAAGGAGCTGCAATACGCGCTTATCTTGAAAAATTACCTCATGCCTTAAGCTTTGGAATAGGTGATGGAGAAAATGATTTAACAATGTTTGAAACAGTTGATGTAGCAGTAGCGGTAGCAAATGCATCTGATACAGTAAAAAACAAAAGCCATAAAACTACTTTAAGTTGCAACGAAGGTGGTGTTGGGAAATTTATTTTTGATGAAATTCTAAACTATACGAAATGA
- a CDS encoding competence protein CoiA — translation MLTAIDEKNKLVNLLESSPGELTGQYFCPVCKTEVVLKNGNIKITHFAHKTLRNCESWTENESVQHLTLKKLLYRWFKKSEKVEVEKYLPALNQTPDLLVNDNIAIEVQCSPLSLKRLKERTENYQTHGYSVIWLMGKKLWLGHQLTELQKNLMYFSENRGFYFWELDLERKKLRLKSLIHQDLRGNILHLTEEILFGHGELLAQLRRPFSAQAPLSLSVSTDRGLAHFVRQQLFHRSTKWLEIQEKYYQQGKNLLTENFDKPYIAPPGLNLLSVSTDKFSSANFTQITQNITPYYQNFLENFKKNPQNKLYPPRFYAIIKEVNNETKAK, via the coding sequence ATGCTGACAGCGATTGATGAAAAAAATAAACTGGTCAATTTATTGGAAAGTTCTCCAGGAGAGCTGACAGGACAATATTTTTGCCCCGTTTGCAAAACAGAAGTTGTCTTGAAAAACGGGAATATAAAAATTACACATTTTGCGCACAAGACTTTACGAAATTGTGAATCGTGGACTGAGAATGAGTCTGTACAACATTTAACGTTAAAAAAGTTACTCTATCGTTGGTTCAAAAAGTCTGAAAAAGTGGAAGTAGAAAAGTACCTTCCGGCTCTAAATCAAACCCCTGATTTGTTGGTCAATGATAACATTGCAATAGAAGTTCAATGTTCCCCTCTTTCGCTCAAGCGCCTAAAAGAACGAACAGAAAACTATCAAACTCATGGTTATTCTGTGATTTGGCTAATGGGAAAGAAATTATGGCTGGGTCATCAACTGACAGAACTTCAAAAAAATTTGATGTATTTTTCTGAAAATCGAGGATTTTATTTCTGGGAACTTGATTTAGAACGAAAAAAATTAAGATTAAAATCATTGATTCATCAGGACTTGAGGGGCAACATTTTACATTTAACAGAGGAAATATTATTTGGTCATGGAGAACTGTTGGCACAGTTGCGTCGCCCTTTTTCCGCACAAGCTCCATTATCATTATCTGTCAGTACTGACAGAGGACTTGCTCATTTTGTAAGGCAACAACTCTTTCATCGCTCAACAAAATGGTTGGAAATTCAAGAAAAATATTATCAACAAGGGAAAAATTTACTGACAGAAAACTTTGACAAGCCTTACATTGCACCGCCAGGTCTCAATTTACTTTCTGTCAGTACTGACAAGTTTTCATCAGCAAATTTTACACAAATTACACAAAATATAACGCCTTACTATCAAAATTTTTTAGAAAATTTCAAAAAAAATCCGCAAAACAAGCTCTATCCTCCTCGTTTCTATGCTATAATAAAAGAAGTTAACAATGAAACAAAGGCAAAATAG